A portion of the Microbacterium hominis genome contains these proteins:
- a CDS encoding phytoene desaturase family protein, which produces MTAAAPPAAHDVVIIGGGHNALVAAAYLARAGRSVVVLERLDHVGGAAVSERPWAGVDARLSRYSYLVSLLPRRVIDDLGLSVRLRRRRISSYTPDPGDPSRGILIDNGDAAATAASFLRTTGDASEAARFAAFGERLAPLAQALFPTVTEPLARRAEVRMRLGDDALWHDVIEAPLGGMLRRALRTDLARGIALTDGLIGTFATADDESLRQNRCFLYHVIGGGTGDWDVPIGGMGQVTAELERAARESGAELRTSAEVASLSPDGEVALVDGSRVHARVVLSGVGPAVLDGLLSAAGAAGAASTPPAGIGADAAPEGAQVKVNMLLRRLPRLRDGSVAPEAAFAGTFHINETLTQLDRAHAEAAAGGIPDPLPAEIYCHSLTDPSILGPALRAEGAQTLTLFGLQTPHRLMAGADRDAARAALLEAAQRSLDAVLAEPLADCLYEAPDGTPCIEARTTADLEESLGMVAGDIFHGPLAWPWAADDEPLETPAQRWGVGTAHDRVLLCGSGARRGGAVSGIGGHNAAMAALELLG; this is translated from the coding sequence ATGACCGCCGCCGCTCCCCCCGCCGCCCACGACGTCGTGATCATCGGAGGCGGCCACAACGCCCTCGTCGCCGCGGCCTACCTCGCCCGTGCCGGGCGCAGCGTGGTCGTGCTCGAGCGCCTCGATCACGTCGGCGGCGCCGCCGTCTCGGAGCGGCCATGGGCCGGGGTGGATGCCCGCCTGTCGCGCTACTCGTACCTCGTGAGCCTCCTCCCCCGCCGCGTGATCGACGACCTCGGCCTGTCGGTGCGGCTGCGCCGCCGCCGCATCTCCTCGTACACGCCCGATCCCGGGGACCCCTCGCGCGGCATCCTCATCGACAACGGGGATGCCGCCGCCACCGCCGCCTCATTCCTGCGCACCACGGGCGATGCGTCTGAAGCCGCCCGGTTCGCGGCGTTCGGCGAACGACTCGCTCCGCTCGCGCAGGCGCTGTTCCCCACCGTGACGGAACCGCTCGCGCGGCGCGCGGAGGTGCGCATGCGGCTCGGCGACGACGCCCTGTGGCACGACGTCATCGAGGCGCCGCTGGGAGGGATGCTCCGCCGGGCCCTGCGCACCGACCTCGCTCGCGGCATCGCCCTCACCGACGGACTCATCGGCACCTTCGCGACCGCCGATGACGAGAGCCTGCGCCAGAACCGCTGCTTCCTCTATCACGTGATCGGCGGCGGCACCGGCGACTGGGACGTGCCGATCGGCGGCATGGGCCAGGTCACCGCAGAGCTCGAGCGCGCCGCGCGCGAGTCCGGCGCGGAGCTGCGCACGAGCGCCGAGGTGGCCTCGCTCTCCCCCGACGGCGAGGTCGCGCTCGTCGACGGATCGCGCGTGCACGCACGCGTGGTGCTGAGCGGTGTCGGGCCCGCCGTGCTCGACGGGCTGCTGTCGGCAGCCGGGGCGGCGGGTGCGGCATCCACTCCCCCGGCCGGCATCGGCGCCGACGCGGCGCCCGAGGGCGCGCAGGTGAAGGTGAACATGCTGCTGCGTCGGCTTCCGCGCCTGCGCGATGGCAGCGTGGCGCCGGAGGCGGCGTTCGCGGGCACCTTCCACATCAACGAGACGCTCACCCAGCTCGACCGCGCGCACGCGGAGGCCGCCGCGGGCGGCATCCCCGATCCGCTCCCGGCCGAGATCTACTGCCACTCGCTCACCGATCCATCGATCCTCGGGCCGGCGCTGCGCGCCGAGGGCGCCCAGACCCTCACCCTCTTCGGGCTGCAGACGCCGCATCGGCTGATGGCCGGAGCGGATCGGGATGCCGCGCGCGCCGCACTGCTCGAAGCGGCCCAGCGCTCGCTCGACGCCGTGCTCGCCGAGCCGCTCGCCGACTGCCTCTACGAGGCGCCGGACGGCACGCCGTGCATCGAGGCCCGCACGACCGCCGACCTCGAGGAGTCTCTCGGCATGGTCGCGGGCGACATCTTCCACGGGCCGCTCGCGTGGCCCTGGGCGGCAGACGACGAGCCGCTGGAGACCCCCGCGCAGCGCTGGGGCGTCGGCACGGCGCACGACCGCGTGCTGCTGTGCGGGTCGGGCGCACGCCGCGGCGGTGCGGTCAGCGGCATCGGCGGGCACAATGCGGCCATGGCCGCGCTGGAGCTGCTCGGCTGA